A single region of the Actinoplanes sp. SE50/110 genome encodes:
- a CDS encoding zinc-binding dehydrogenase: MRRVRYHRHGGPEVLVVEDGPEPVAGEGELLIRAAAIGVTRPGVARVRGGDGPLPAMPGGEVAGEVIGIGPGVSGWAVGDRVAALPFGGSYAEVVAVPAAFAERIPGSFVDAVALVRSGHVALGVLTVAALRGGESVLVTAAASGVGHLLVQAARRRGAGRVVAAAGPGKADFLYGLGADAVVTYDRLPLPDPVDVVLDGAGGDLLGAALGSVRAGGRLIFFASGGGTVPAFDLLAGAKTMTGFTMANFARGNPEVYAGHGRELWDLGLTVCVHAALPLAQAARAHEIVEARANCGKVVLLP, from the coding sequence ATGCGGCGGGTGCGTTATCACCGGCACGGCGGTCCCGAGGTGCTGGTGGTGGAGGACGGTCCGGAGCCGGTTGCGGGCGAGGGTGAGCTGCTCATCCGGGCGGCGGCGATCGGGGTGACCCGGCCCGGGGTGGCGCGGGTGCGCGGCGGGGACGGTCCGCTGCCGGCGATGCCGGGTGGGGAGGTCGCCGGTGAGGTGATCGGTATCGGTCCGGGCGTGTCGGGTTGGGCGGTCGGGGACCGGGTGGCGGCGTTGCCGTTCGGTGGTTCGTATGCCGAGGTGGTGGCGGTGCCGGCGGCGTTTGCGGAGCGGATTCCCGGTTCGTTCGTCGACGCGGTGGCGTTGGTGCGCTCCGGGCATGTGGCGCTCGGGGTGCTGACCGTCGCGGCGCTGCGCGGGGGTGAGTCGGTGCTGGTCACGGCGGCGGCCAGCGGGGTCGGTCATCTGCTGGTGCAGGCCGCTCGGCGGCGCGGGGCGGGGCGGGTGGTCGCGGCGGCGGGGCCCGGAAAAGCCGATTTCCTGTACGGGCTCGGGGCGGATGCCGTGGTCACGTACGACCGGTTGCCGTTGCCGGACCCGGTGGATGTGGTGCTCGACGGGGCCGGTGGTGACCTGCTGGGCGCGGCGCTCGGGTCGGTGCGGGCCGGCGGCAGGCTGATCTTCTTCGCCAGTGGTGGTGGCACGGTGCCCGCTTTCGATCTGCTGGCGGGGGCCAAGACGATGACCGGGTTCACGATGGCCAACTTCGCCCGCGGCAATCCTGAGGTGTATGCCGGGCACGGTCGTGAGCTGTGGGATCTCGGGCTGACGGTGTGTGTGCACGCGGCGTTGCCGCTGGCGCAGGCGGCGCGGGCGCACGAGATCGTCGAGGCGCGGGCGAACTGCGGGAAGGTGGTGCTGCTGCCGTGA
- a CDS encoding VOC family protein yields MTIRWVTGFLDSPAGLAAAGERFWLAVTGSVMSPRRGGGTFATLLPPAGDPWLRVQVVGDGPARTHLDLHVDDFAGFEVPGARVVDRQDDVMVLRSPAGIVFCVVPWSGEKIVALDRSAVVDQVCLDIPDQLYEVEAAFWTALTGWARTPSGAPEFEHLTPPPTLPMKLLLQRVGAGPAGMHLDWACTDVPGEVARHESLGATVVRRVPGDWTTLRDPAGREYCLTARPPRRPG; encoded by the coding sequence GTGACGATCCGCTGGGTGACCGGTTTCCTGGACTCCCCCGCCGGGCTGGCCGCGGCCGGTGAGCGGTTCTGGCTCGCCGTGACCGGTTCGGTGATGTCGCCGCGGCGCGGCGGTGGCACGTTCGCGACGTTGCTGCCGCCGGCCGGTGACCCGTGGCTGCGGGTGCAGGTCGTCGGGGACGGCCCGGCCCGTACGCATCTGGACCTGCACGTCGACGACTTCGCCGGCTTCGAGGTGCCCGGGGCGCGGGTCGTCGACCGGCAGGACGACGTGATGGTGCTGCGGTCCCCGGCCGGGATCGTGTTCTGTGTGGTCCCGTGGTCCGGGGAGAAGATCGTCGCGCTGGACCGGTCCGCGGTCGTCGACCAGGTGTGTCTCGACATTCCCGATCAGCTGTACGAGGTGGAGGCCGCGTTCTGGACGGCCCTGACCGGCTGGGCGCGGACCCCGTCCGGGGCGCCGGAGTTCGAGCATCTGACCCCGCCGCCGACGCTCCCGATGAAGCTGCTGCTGCAGCGGGTGGGCGCGGGGCCGGCCGGAATGCACCTGGACTGGGCGTGCACGGATGTGCCGGGCGAGGTGGCGCGGCACGAGTCGCTGGGTGCCACGGTGGTGCGCCGGGTGCCCGGGGACTGGACGACGCTGCGGGACCCGGCCGGCCGGGAGTACTGCTTGACCGCCCGCCCGCCCCGCCGTCCGGGCTGA
- a CDS encoding maleylpyruvate isomerase N-terminal domain-containing protein produces the protein MPASLAEQQWRAPTVCAGWRVHEMAAHLLQPVPA, from the coding sequence CTGCCCGCCAGCCTCGCCGAGCAGCAGTGGCGGGCGCCGACCGTGTGCGCGGGCTGGCGGGTGCACGAGATGGCCGCACACCTGCTCCAGCCGGTTCCTGCGTGA